Part of the Fodinibius salinus genome is shown below.
TGGGGTAAATATCTGTCCCCGGGTCGCTAGTTACCTGCTGCACGCCGGTGCCGTCGGTGTTCATGGTATACAGCTCATTATTTCCCGAACGGTCGCTGGAAAAAGCAATTTTGCTGCCATCGGCCGACCACCGGGGCGTTAGGTTAGCGTCGGTGTCGGTGGTGAGCTGCTGGCGGCCCGTCCCGTCGGGGTTCATGGTGTAAATCTCTTGATCTCCGTCGGTAGCGCTGGTATAGAGAACCTTGGATCCGTCCGGGGACCAGTGCGGAAAGTTATCCGCCGCGCTGTTGTTGGTCAGCCGTTGCTCCCCGCTGCCGTCGGCCCCGATCGTATAAATTTCGTTATTCCCGCTGCGGCCGTCCACAAAAGCCAGGCTGCTG
Proteins encoded:
- a CDS encoding TolB family protein, with amino-acid sequence MDADGSNIQQLTSSGAQVVLTGGVSWSPDGSSLAFVDGRSGNNEIYTIGADGSGEQRLTNNSAADNFPHWSPDGSKVLYTSATDGDQEIYTMNPDGTGRQQLTTDTDANLTPRWSADGSKIAFSSDRSGNNELYTMNTDGTGVQQVTSDPGTDIYPSWSPDGSELAFYTGRDGDVEVYKINADGSGIPTNLTANSTGDLIPYWSPVE